A window of Streptomyces sp. NBC_01689 genomic DNA:
GCGAAACGGCCACCGCTTGGTCGCCGAGGGCTGTGCCCCGGGAGATCATGCGGTGGCCGTGGGTCCTGACCCGGCACCGCGCATGTCGGTTTGGGGTGGCGGGGAGGCCCGTTGAGCGAGCTGATCAGCAACCGCATTGCCGGCGGCACGGCGATGGCCTCCACCCACGCGGTCCAGGCCGTCGCCCACATGCGCACCCTCGCCATGGCCGCGTGACCGGAAAAGCCGTAGTCGCGCCCTGACCTGCAGATCACGGCAATCCGCAACGGGCTTCAGCTTGTTCTTCACCTACCGACGGTAGCTGCTTGGACTGGCTTGATCCGGCCGAAGGGTCGAGCACCTGTCCCTACTCGCACACCCTGACCCGCATCCGCGTCCAGCGGATCGACGACCTCCAGGAAGTCCGCAACGCCTGCGCCCACCCCTTGCGGCGGCCGCTGACCCAGAAAGACCTCGACCGCGTCCTCGTCACCGCCCGCACCCTCCTGGCTCGCCTGGGAACCGAACACGGTGATCCCCCGACCAGGCCCAGTGGGCGTGGTGACGGGGACGGCAGGGCACGCTCCCGCGCGCAGCGCCGGCCGGGGGAACACCGGCTGCGCAGTGCTCTCAGTCGGTCGTGGTGCCCGGCCTGTCTTCCGGTCGGCAGTAGCTGCGGGTCTGGATGTACTCGGTGTCGCGGAGCGCGACGCGGAATCGGCCGCGGTGCGGAGCTGAGAGGCCGGACCTCTCCCTGACTTCGGGCCCTCGGCTCGCCGCAGCGCACCTGCGGCTGGGCGTTCATCGGTGGGGCGCGGAGGTGCCCATGGCTGAACGTTGTCCGCGTTGCGGCGGAGGATGCCTTCGGCGGGCTGCAGTGCGGCGTCGGCGCTTGGTGCGGGCGCGGGTGAAAAGATTTCCGTGCGTCGTGCCTCTGAGTGGCCCCTGTCGGCTGGACGAAGCCCCCTCTCCTCTCGCCGGCTTGAGCCCATGTGCCGTTGTCGGCAGGCATCGGATCGTTTCGCCCGCTGGCTAGGTGTTGCGCTGGTCGTGTGTGTCCTGGCGGAGTTCTTGGGTGCGTCGGGTGAGGGCGTCGATGCGTTCTGCGAGGTTGCCGGTCTCGGGCTTCAGGTGGGCTCGGGTTGCGGTGAGGGGGCCTACGAGGCGGGCGGGGTCGTTGTGGGCGAGGGCCTGGTTCAGTGCGCCGAGTGCGTGGTCGGCGCTGGCGGGCAGGTCGGTGAGGGCGGTGATCTGTCCGGCGAGGCGGCGCAGGTCTGCGGCGTTGTCGCGGGCCCAGGCGGTGACGGTGCGTTCGGCGGCGCGGGTGTCGCGGGTGGCCTGGACCCGTTCTTCTCCGGTGGAGCCGGGTGTGCCGGGGCGTAGCCGCAGGTAGCGGCGTTCGGCGGCCTGTCGGCTGGCGACCCCGAGGGGGCCGGCGAGATCGGCCCAGCTGGCGCCCTGTCCGCGGGCGGTTTCGATCAGTCCGCTTTCCCAGCCCGCGAGTTGCTCGCGGATCTCCCGCAGCATCAGGAGCGCCGAAAGGGCCGGCTCCGGGCCGGTGTCGGCGGTGGATGACTCTGCGGCGTCCGGCGTCCGGGCGGATGACCGCTGCGCGTTCGTCACGGATTGGTTGATGGCTTCCAGTGCCGCTGCGGCGGCATGGAAGGAGACGGATGCGGCCGGGGTGGCAGCAGCTTCACTCATGAGGGCTCTCCGTCGATCTGTCGTCCTCCAGATGACTCCCTGCTTGTCATCGTTTCGATGACATGTTACAACGGATGCACGTTGAAGCGCATTGGCAGTTTCTGCCTGAACCAACTGGAGGTGTTTCGCGATGTTGATGCGCACCGACCCGTTCCGCGAGATGGACCGCATCGTCCAGCAGCTGTCGGGTACGTCCGGGACCTGGTCGAAGCCGTCGGTGATGCCGATGGACGCCTACCGCGACGGCGACGAATACGTGATCGCTTTCGACCTGCCCGGTGTGAGCCCCGAGGCGATCGACATCGACGTCGAGCGGAACATGCTGACCGTGAAGGCAGAGCGCCGCCCGGTCGCCAAGGCCGACGCCGTGAAGGTGGAGCTGTCCGAGAGGCCGCTGGGCGTGTTCTCCCGCCAGATCGTCCTCGCGGACACCCTCGACACCGAGCGCATTCAGGCCGACTACGACGCGGGTGTCCTGACCCTGCGCATCCCGATCGCGGAGCGGGCCAAGCCCCGCAAGGTCAGCATCACCGCCGGATCCGGCACCAAGCAGATCACCGGCTGAACCCTTCTCAGCCTCGCGGAGGGCGGGAGAGCCGAGTTTCCCCTTCCGGCACCTGCCCTCCGCACCCCTTCGCCCCGTCACCGGAGGTGACGTGATGCCGATACGCAGGGATTCGTTCCTGGCCAACGTCCAGGAACGCGGCGAGTACGCGACCACGGAGGAAGCCGACCGGGTCGCCCGCGTCATCCTGGCGCTGCTTGGCGCACACCTGGTGGGAACCGTGCGCGCCGAGCTCGCTGCCCGCCTCCCGGAAACCTACGCCCTGATCCTCCTCAACCCCCTCCAGGCCGCAGAACCCCTCTCGCCCGAACGATTCGTCCGCGCGACCGCCGCCTGGATCGAAGGCGCCACCGAGAAGACGGCCCTGTGGGACATCGGCGCCGTCCTGTCCACAGCAGCCTCCACCGCGGGCGATGACCTCACCCGCGAAGTCCTCCTCCAGCTGCCCCCCGGCTACGACCTCCTCTTCGGCCCCACCGACGCCACCTGACCTCTCGCCCGTCCGCACCCTTACCGCAGAAAGGCACGCGCAGCCATGTACGACCAGCCTCGAGCGAACCCCTCTCAGGCGTCCATGACGTTCGAGGAGATGCTGGAACGCGTACGCTACGAAGGCGCCTATCCCACCCGCGAACGCGCCGCAGAAACCATCCACCACGTCCTCGCCGCACTCGGACGCCAACTGACCGGCGACGAACGCGTCGACCTGGCACAGTGCCTGCCGGTGGAGGCCGCCCTCGCTCTCGCCGCCTCCGTGCCGGACATCGAGCCGCTCACGGGCTGGGGCTTCGTCAAGGATCTGGCCGCCCGCACCGGCGCCACCCCGGCGACAGCCCGCTGGGACACCGGCGCCGTCCTCGTCACCGTCGCCCGCCTCACCGGAGCCGACCTGCTCGCCCGCATCCTGCACCAGCTTCCCGACGGCTACGCCCTCCTCTTCGGCCAGGCAGAACTGCGCCGCCCCGAGCCTGCCGCCGCCTGAAACGCCGCAGACGCGTGGACAGGAAGTGGGGCCCACGCCACGACAGATGGTCGGCGCGTCGTCGGGTTCCTGACGGGACCATTCGTGAGGGCCGTGTCTGTGTGCGGATGCGGGGAACAAACCCGCCTCTCTGGCCGCATAGCGCTTCTATCATCACTTATGGTTGCTTTTCGCGTACCGGCGCGCGGTGCGGCGATTCTCGGGATGCCAGGCGGGACGGGTGGGACTGTGGTCGTGAGTGGTGGGCCGAGTGGGCTTCCCCGGTTGCTGACGGCCGCGGAGACGGCGGCGCCGGTGGACGCGGTTGATGTGATCGCGGAGGACCTACGGCGGCGTTTCGAGGCCACGAAGGTCTGTTTCCTCATCGTGGACCTGACGGGGAGGGCGGTGGCGCGGCTGTCGACCGCCCCTGCGGAGGAGGGGCGGGGGGTGGAGCGGATTCCTTTGTTCGGCAGTGTCTACGAGGAGGTGATCCGTACGCAGCGGTTGTACCGGGAGGCGGCCGGACAGAGTCAGCGGGTGATCGTGCCGGTCACCAACCGGGGGGACGCGATCGGGCTGCTGGAACTGCTCGTGCCGGACGATCCCGGCGAGGACGTCCTCGACGAGGTCCGGGAGGCGGCCCATGTCCTGGCCTACATCGTGATCGCCAACGGGCGTTTCACCGACTTCTACACCTGGGGCAAACGCTCCAGACCACCCACCCTGGCAGCGGAGATCCAGTATCAGCTGCTTCCTTCGTCGCTGTCGTGCGAGGCCGCGCAGTTCACGCTGTGCGGCAGCCTGGAGCCCTCCGAAGACCTCAGCGGCGACACTTTCGACTACACCCTGGACCGGGACACACTGCACGTGTCGGTGACCGATCCGATGGGTCACAACCTCAATGCCGCACTCGCTGCCACGGTCCTGGTCAGCGCCCTGCGCGGCGCCCGTCGTGCAGGAGCAGGCCTGGCCGAACAAGCCCACCGCGCCGACCAGGCACTCGTCCAACACGACCACGGACACGCCACTGGGCAACTGCTGCGCATCGATCTCCACACCGGCCGGGCCCATCTCGTCAACGCCGGACACCCCTGGCCACTGCGCATGCGCGAGGGAGCTGTGGAGGTGATCACCTGCGAAGTGGATCACCCCTTCGGACTGTCCGAGTTCGCCACCCTTCCCTACCGTGTTCAGGAGATCGACCTGCGCCCTGGCGACCGTCTGCTCATGTTCACCGACGGCATGGTCGAACGGCATGGGGAGAGGGTCGACGTTCCCGCCCTGCTGGAGCGCACTCGGGGGCTGCATCCACGGGAGACGGCGTTGATGCTGACATCCGCGGTCCGGGAGGCTGCAGAGGGTCGGCTCGACGACGATGCCACCGTCATGTGCCTGGACTGGCACGGCCCTCAGGTGACCCAACGGCGCGTCAGCTCCGGCGCGGACACCCAGCAGGCCTCAGCAGGCCGCGCGAAGGAACAGCCGTGAGCAGAGTGGCTTCCTTGGGCGCAACCCGCCGGGCCGCCGCTGGCTACCCCTGGTCTCGTGCCTCTTCGCCACGCGTTGCCACAGGTACGGCAGGGAGGTGTAGAAGCGGTCGGGGAGGAACGCGGCGTCCGCGATGATCATCGCGCCGGAGAAGAGGGGCAGTCCCATGAGCACCGCGATGCCGAGGTGCATGCCCAGCAGCATGGCGAGAACGGGGTACTTCAGCCTGCCGAACAGCACGAACGGGAAGGCCACTTGCAGGAGCACCGTCATGTAGCCGGCGACCGCGATCAGGATCGTGTGCTGGTCCACGAGGTGGGACGGCGCGGGCCAGGGCTGGAAGAGCCGGAGGTTCAGGACGAAGTGGAGAGCCGTGCCGGGGTGCCGGTACGAGCTGCTTTCCGCCGGGCCCTGCGTGTGTCCAGGGACCAGCGCCGGCCACACGCGGTGAAGGCGAGGTAGATGGCCATCAGCAGGAGGAGGTTGTCGCCCCCGTCCGTCATGAAGATCGCCCGGGCGTGGAAGGAGATCACCACGACGGCGAAGAGCACGGACAGGACGCGGGTCCGCCACCCCAGCGCGAACAGCGCGGACGTGGCGAGGGCGAGCGCGTAGCAGAGCTCGAAGTAGGCACGGCTGTCGGACAGGGTCAGGATGCCGTTCCACCCTGTCTGGTCGAAAAGCTCTCGCGCCAGCGCGGGCGTCCACGGGGAGCCGGGGCCCCAGATCTCGTCACGGTGCGGGAACTCGCGCAGCAGAAAGGACGACCGCCGGCCCGCCATCCGCTCGCACGCTCGCGGCCGCAGTTTGTCCGGGCTGCCGACCTCGGCTCTTGCCGCGACGGTTTCAGTGCCCGAGCCCCCTTCGGCAGCTCGACAGCTCGACAGCTCGACAGCTCGACAGCTCGACGGGCGTCGGCACAGTCGCG
This region includes:
- a CDS encoding HSP18 transcriptional regulator yields the protein MSEAAATPAASVSFHAAAAALEAINQSVTNAQRSSARTPDAAESSTADTGPEPALSALLMLREIREQLAGWESGLIETARGQGASWADLAGPLGVASRQAAERRYLRLRPGTPGSTGEERVQATRDTRAAERTVTAWARDNAADLRRLAGQITALTDLPASADHALGALNQALAHNDPARLVGPLTATRAHLKPETGNLAERIDALTRRTQELRQDTHDQRNT
- a CDS encoding Hsp20/alpha crystallin family protein — protein: MLMRTDPFREMDRIVQQLSGTSGTWSKPSVMPMDAYRDGDEYVIAFDLPGVSPEAIDIDVERNMLTVKAERRPVAKADAVKVELSERPLGVFSRQIVLADTLDTERIQADYDAGVLTLRIPIAERAKPRKVSITAGSGTKQITG
- a CDS encoding DUF2267 domain-containing protein, whose translation is MPIRRDSFLANVQERGEYATTEEADRVARVILALLGAHLVGTVRAELAARLPETYALILLNPLQAAEPLSPERFVRATAAWIEGATEKTALWDIGAVLSTAASTAGDDLTREVLLQLPPGYDLLFGPTDAT
- a CDS encoding DUF2267 domain-containing protein, with translation MYDQPRANPSQASMTFEEMLERVRYEGAYPTRERAAETIHHVLAALGRQLTGDERVDLAQCLPVEAALALAASVPDIEPLTGWGFVKDLAARTGATPATARWDTGAVLVTVARLTGADLLARILHQLPDGYALLFGQAELRRPEPAAA
- a CDS encoding PP2C family protein-serine/threonine phosphatase; translated protein: MDAVDVIAEDLRRRFEATKVCFLIVDLTGRAVARLSTAPAEEGRGVERIPLFGSVYEEVIRTQRLYREAAGQSQRVIVPVTNRGDAIGLLELLVPDDPGEDVLDEVREAAHVLAYIVIANGRFTDFYTWGKRSRPPTLAAEIQYQLLPSSLSCEAAQFTLCGSLEPSEDLSGDTFDYTLDRDTLHVSVTDPMGHNLNAALAATVLVSALRGARRAGAGLAEQAHRADQALVQHDHGHATGQLLRIDLHTGRAHLVNAGHPWPLRMREGAVEVITCEVDHPFGLSEFATLPYRVQEIDLRPGDRLLMFTDGMVERHGERVDVPALLERTRGLHPRETALMLTSAVREAAEGRLDDDATVMCLDWHGPQVTQRRVSSGADTQQASAGRAKEQP